A portion of the Cryptosporangium phraense genome contains these proteins:
- a CDS encoding DinB family protein encodes MTDRRAPFIVGDERTTLLTFLTYLRQSIIHKVEDLTEEEARRPVVPSGWSLAGLLKHLTVSERYWFRHVWAGEPGIGWDRHSWDVAAGVSVDQLIDDYRESWKESDRLVETAPNFDVPCAEEHRNHRMSLRWVIVHMIEETARHAGHADVTRELIDGSTGR; translated from the coding sequence ATGACGGACCGCAGGGCTCCCTTCATCGTCGGTGACGAACGTACGACCCTCCTCACGTTTCTCACGTATCTCCGGCAATCGATCATCCACAAGGTCGAAGACCTCACCGAGGAAGAAGCCCGGCGCCCGGTGGTGCCGTCCGGGTGGAGCCTGGCGGGGCTGCTCAAGCACCTGACGGTGTCCGAGCGCTACTGGTTCCGGCACGTCTGGGCGGGCGAGCCCGGCATCGGGTGGGACCGGCACAGCTGGGACGTCGCCGCCGGGGTGAGCGTCGACCAGCTGATCGACGACTACCGCGAATCGTGGAAGGAGTCCGACCGGCTGGTCGAGACGGCTCCGAATTTCGACGTCCCGTGCGCCGAGGAGCACCGTAACCACCGGATGTCGCTGCGCTGGGTCATCGTCCACATGATCGAGGAGACGGCCAGGCACGCCGGTCACGCCGACGTCACCCGCGAGCTGATCGACGGTTCCACCGGCCGCTGA
- a CDS encoding BTAD domain-containing putative transcriptional regulator, protein MTSIALRLLGPARLVGARGTEVLVGGAKARAVLAALGLRLNQVVSVESLIGDLWAGEPPPSARNAVQVYVSAVRRGLESAGGPLRLDRVSGGYRLSGRPDSVDWLRFEALTAQARGSARAGDHRAAAELFGQALALWGGPPLADAAGTPLGTAFRARMQTARLLAVGDRFETLLVLGEADRFADELTELVRAHPADERLARLLAARHRAAPIAAVEEPVPRAEHGPIAAVPRPEGRNGFVGREAELSALVAALRAGGLVTLTGPPGVGKSRLAAEAVHRLAGDLRAVRVRPATAVESSLPTLGGRTVLVLDDCDPVADSVAAACETLLGDDPDARILVTTTRPLGLSGEHVQRLGPLPLDDAVELFRARLPAAPADPADLEAVCVALDGLPLSLELAAARGTVLTPAELAERLTDQLALLRPRRGEGRSLAVALTEATGRLSADERALFARLALFVDTFPAEAAEAMARDALDLLQNLVDASLVTAENGRFRLLAPVRQHGRTLLTDRQRRTALDRRADYLADLARTAAAAQRGPDRTRWRDRLDAARPDLDEELDRALRQGRFGFALPVAADLWWWWANRPQAGLDWYRRILRAAAQAAPPDDLVLRVQLAAAVVASYVSLPEAMDYADDARATALRLGSRSGMVRACQHASDIAYELGDLARARSAGTRSWELAVELKDPYAIGRCALSVAYNHFADDDLPNARRWARDAARSFAKAGDEEGRADARLLVAEVLVDQNRNDEADALLLALIRTFRAQGTDEQVARSATLLAVLADRAGRRTDAVELVTEAFDLHAKVGHAWAVAHDLEVLAARCAERRDALPAAALLGAATVVRADAELAPMPRDVRVRAAIEARCGAVDGFQYAERSGAVHGLLGAAGLARAAFTAG, encoded by the coding sequence GTGACCTCGATCGCCCTGCGGCTGTTGGGCCCGGCGCGGCTGGTCGGTGCGCGCGGCACCGAGGTGCTGGTCGGTGGGGCGAAGGCCCGCGCGGTGCTGGCCGCGCTGGGCCTGCGGCTGAACCAGGTCGTGTCGGTCGAGTCGCTGATCGGCGATCTCTGGGCCGGGGAGCCGCCGCCCTCGGCGCGCAACGCCGTGCAGGTGTACGTGTCGGCGGTCCGGCGTGGGCTGGAGTCGGCGGGCGGTCCGTTGCGGCTCGATCGGGTCTCGGGCGGGTACCGGCTGTCCGGGCGTCCGGATTCGGTGGACTGGCTACGGTTCGAGGCGCTGACCGCGCAGGCCCGGGGGTCGGCCCGGGCCGGTGACCACCGGGCCGCAGCGGAGTTGTTCGGGCAGGCGTTGGCGCTGTGGGGTGGGCCGCCACTGGCCGACGCGGCCGGCACCCCGCTGGGGACGGCCTTCCGGGCTCGGATGCAGACGGCTCGGCTGCTCGCGGTCGGCGACCGGTTCGAGACGCTGCTGGTGCTCGGCGAGGCGGACCGGTTCGCCGACGAGCTGACCGAGCTGGTCCGGGCGCATCCGGCGGACGAGCGGCTCGCGAGGTTGCTGGCGGCGCGGCACCGGGCCGCGCCGATCGCGGCCGTCGAGGAGCCCGTCCCCCGCGCGGAGCACGGGCCGATCGCGGCCGTTCCCCGGCCGGAGGGCCGGAACGGGTTCGTCGGGCGTGAGGCCGAGCTGTCCGCGCTGGTCGCCGCGCTCCGGGCCGGCGGCCTGGTGACGCTGACCGGCCCGCCCGGCGTCGGTAAGTCCCGCCTGGCCGCCGAGGCCGTCCACCGGCTGGCCGGCGACCTCCGCGCGGTCCGGGTCCGTCCGGCCACCGCGGTCGAATCGTCCTTGCCCACCCTCGGCGGGCGCACCGTGCTGGTGCTCGACGACTGCGACCCGGTGGCCGACTCCGTCGCCGCCGCCTGCGAGACGTTGCTCGGCGACGACCCCGACGCCCGGATCCTCGTCACGACCACGCGCCCGCTGGGACTGTCCGGCGAGCACGTCCAGCGGCTGGGGCCGCTCCCGCTCGACGACGCGGTGGAGCTGTTCCGCGCCCGCCTCCCGGCGGCGCCGGCTGACCCGGCCGATCTCGAAGCGGTCTGCGTGGCGCTCGACGGGCTGCCGCTCTCGCTCGAGCTCGCCGCCGCCCGCGGCACGGTGCTCACCCCGGCCGAGCTGGCCGAACGTCTCACCGATCAGCTCGCGCTCCTGCGTCCCCGCCGCGGCGAGGGCCGCTCGCTCGCGGTCGCGCTGACCGAGGCCACCGGCCGGCTCTCGGCCGACGAGCGCGCGCTCTTCGCGCGGCTCGCGCTCTTCGTCGACACGTTCCCGGCCGAGGCGGCCGAGGCCATGGCGCGCGACGCCCTCGACCTGCTCCAGAACCTCGTGGACGCGTCGCTGGTGACCGCCGAGAACGGCCGCTTCCGACTGCTCGCGCCGGTGCGTCAGCACGGCCGCACGCTGCTGACCGACCGTCAGCGCCGTACCGCGCTCGATCGTCGCGCCGACTACCTCGCCGACCTGGCCCGCACCGCGGCGGCCGCGCAGCGCGGACCCGACCGCACCCGCTGGCGCGACCGCCTCGACGCCGCCCGCCCCGACCTCGACGAGGAACTCGACCGCGCCCTGCGCCAGGGCCGGTTCGGCTTCGCGCTGCCGGTCGCGGCCGACCTCTGGTGGTGGTGGGCGAACCGTCCGCAGGCCGGGCTCGACTGGTACCGCCGGATCCTGCGCGCCGCCGCCCAGGCCGCTCCCCCGGACGACCTCGTGCTCCGCGTCCAGCTCGCGGCCGCCGTCGTCGCGTCGTACGTCTCGCTGCCCGAGGCGATGGACTACGCCGACGACGCCCGGGCCACCGCGTTACGGCTGGGCAGCCGCAGCGGGATGGTCCGCGCCTGCCAGCACGCGTCCGACATCGCGTACGAGCTCGGCGATCTCGCCCGCGCCCGCTCCGCGGGCACCCGCTCCTGGGAGCTCGCCGTCGAGCTGAAGGACCCGTACGCGATCGGGCGCTGCGCGCTCTCGGTCGCGTACAACCACTTTGCGGACGACGACCTGCCGAACGCGCGTCGCTGGGCCCGCGACGCGGCGCGGTCGTTCGCGAAGGCGGGCGACGAGGAGGGCCGCGCCGACGCCCGGCTGCTCGTCGCCGAGGTCCTCGTCGACCAGAACCGCAACGACGAGGCCGACGCCCTGCTGCTCGCGCTCATCCGGACGTTCCGCGCCCAGGGCACCGACGAGCAGGTCGCGCGGTCGGCGACGCTGCTGGCCGTGCTCGCCGACCGGGCCGGACGTCGCACCGACGCCGTCGAGCTGGTCACCGAGGCGTTCGACCTGCACGCGAAGGTCGGGCACGCCTGGGCCGTCGCGCACGACCTCGAGGTGCTGGCCGCCCGCTGCGCCGAGCGCCGGGACGCTCTCCCGGCGGCCGCGTTACTGGGCGCCGCTACCGTGGTCCGGGCCGACGCCGAACTGGCCCCGATGCCGCGCGACGTGCGGGTGCGCGCGGCGATCGAGGCCAGGTGCGGTGCGGTGGACGGTTTTCAGTACGCCGAACGCTCGGGCGCGGTCCACGGCCTGCTGGGCGCGGCGGGCCTGGCCCGAGCCGCGTTCACAGCAGGCTGA
- a CDS encoding helix-turn-helix domain-containing protein, which translates to MLLGELLDAEDLRLRPLVLPPGADSRPIVDVFTTDLPEPGRYLSGGELVLTGLVWWAGDAGAFVDALAGAGATALGAGEAALGAIPAELVEECERRGLPLFEVPASVSFAEITRRVLAENRPARPVGRRLLAVLAGRAGLNRLLDVASAELGAPCAVLSPVTGLIAGPPPPSADALVRAFLTAPRRPASVTVDGRRIRLLPADAPDRHRTVSWFVACEADPGDPDATALAEELAGLVALERARVDAGHRAERRLADQVLRALTAQADATGELLPALRIAGIAPGTPTTVLVGQGELGAALLAEILRTAVPDPVVGVRGSEAIAVVPSRPTLTSPTAPEEAVRPADRLAEAVRSGLRAVGPGLGGLRLPVGVSGTVPAGPALVAALEEARHAAGLAAARTEPTAVVTADEVDSHMLLLGSVPDEVRRAYRNRVLGPVLAYDEAHDAELVATLVAFLAHAGSWSRCAEELHLHVNTVRYRIAKVEQLTGRNLGRLDDRVDLFLALRLKS; encoded by the coding sequence GTGCTGCTCGGCGAGCTGCTCGACGCGGAGGACCTGCGGTTGCGCCCGCTGGTCCTGCCGCCGGGCGCCGACAGCCGCCCGATCGTCGACGTGTTCACCACCGACCTGCCCGAGCCCGGGCGGTACCTGTCCGGCGGCGAGCTGGTGCTGACCGGGCTCGTCTGGTGGGCCGGGGACGCCGGCGCGTTCGTCGATGCGCTGGCCGGGGCCGGGGCCACCGCGCTCGGAGCTGGTGAGGCGGCGCTCGGCGCGATCCCGGCCGAGCTGGTCGAGGAGTGCGAGCGGCGCGGGCTGCCGCTGTTCGAGGTCCCGGCGTCGGTGTCGTTCGCGGAGATCACCCGGCGGGTGCTGGCCGAGAACCGGCCGGCGCGGCCGGTCGGGCGGCGGCTGCTCGCCGTGCTGGCCGGCCGGGCCGGGCTGAACCGGCTGCTCGACGTCGCCTCGGCCGAGCTGGGAGCGCCGTGCGCGGTGCTCAGCCCGGTCACCGGCCTGATCGCCGGGCCGCCTCCGCCGTCCGCGGACGCGCTGGTCCGGGCGTTCCTGACCGCACCGCGACGGCCCGCGTCGGTCACCGTCGACGGCCGTCGGATCCGTCTGCTCCCGGCCGACGCGCCGGACCGGCACCGGACCGTCAGCTGGTTCGTCGCCTGCGAGGCCGACCCCGGTGATCCGGACGCGACCGCGCTCGCCGAGGAACTCGCCGGGCTCGTCGCGCTGGAGCGCGCCCGGGTCGACGCCGGGCACCGCGCCGAGCGCCGGCTCGCCGACCAGGTCCTGCGCGCCCTCACCGCCCAGGCGGACGCGACCGGAGAGCTCCTCCCGGCCTTGCGCATCGCCGGAATCGCCCCGGGGACGCCGACGACCGTCCTGGTCGGCCAGGGCGAACTGGGAGCCGCGCTGCTCGCCGAGATCCTGCGCACCGCGGTGCCGGATCCGGTGGTCGGCGTGCGGGGGAGCGAGGCGATCGCCGTCGTCCCGTCGCGGCCGACGCTCACGTCCCCCACCGCGCCGGAGGAGGCCGTCCGACCGGCGGATCGGCTGGCCGAGGCGGTCCGTTCCGGACTCCGGGCCGTCGGTCCCGGCCTCGGCGGGCTCCGGCTGCCGGTCGGGGTGAGCGGGACGGTTCCGGCCGGCCCCGCCCTGGTCGCCGCGCTGGAGGAGGCCCGGCACGCGGCCGGCCTGGCCGCGGCCCGCACCGAGCCGACCGCGGTCGTCACCGCCGACGAGGTCGACTCGCACATGCTGCTGCTCGGCAGCGTCCCGGACGAGGTCCGGCGGGCCTATCGCAACCGCGTGCTCGGCCCGGTACTCGCCTACGACGAGGCCCACGACGCCGAACTCGTCGCGACGCTGGTCGCGTTCCTGGCCCACGCCGGCTCCTGGAGCCGCTGCGCCGAAGAGCTGCACCTGCACGTGAACACGGTCCGCTACCGCATCGCCAAGGTCGAACAGCTGACCGGCCGGAACCTGGGCCGCCTCGACGACCGCGTCGACCTGTTCCTGGCCCTGCGGCTGAAAAGCTGA
- the uraD gene encoding 2-oxo-4-hydroxy-4-carboxy-5-ureidoimidazoline decarboxylase, with protein MDAFNAVDADAAAAMIHPCCASTAWARAVVAGRPYADRAALSDASNPVIKGLSWADVEEALAAHPRIGDRPKVAVSTEKRWSQGEQAGVADADAEVLTALADGNAAYEARFGHVYLVCASGKSAEELLGILQDRLDNDPAHERDVVRDELAAITRLRLAKLFG; from the coding sequence GTGGACGCGTTCAATGCGGTCGATGCCGACGCCGCTGCCGCGATGATCCATCCGTGCTGCGCCTCCACGGCGTGGGCGCGGGCGGTGGTGGCCGGACGTCCGTATGCCGACCGGGCGGCGCTGAGCGACGCGTCAAACCCGGTGATCAAGGGCCTGAGCTGGGCCGACGTGGAGGAGGCGCTGGCCGCGCACCCACGGATCGGGGACCGTCCGAAGGTCGCGGTCTCCACCGAGAAGCGCTGGTCGCAGGGCGAGCAGGCCGGGGTCGCCGACGCGGACGCGGAGGTGCTGACCGCGCTGGCCGACGGGAACGCGGCCTACGAGGCGCGGTTCGGGCACGTGTACCTGGTGTGCGCGTCGGGGAAGTCGGCCGAGGAGCTGCTCGGCATCCTGCAGGACCGGCTCGACAACGACCCGGCGCACGAGCGGGACGTGGTGCGGGACGAGCTGGCGGCGATCACCCGGCTGCGGCTGGCGAAGCTGTTCGGATGA
- the uraH gene encoding hydroxyisourate hydrolase, translating to MSLSTHVLDAVSGRPAVGLAVSWFFGSSVVTRTTDSDGRISDWGAGVEVGEHRLVFATREWFGDRPAFYPSVTVTFEVTDASAHHHVPLLLSPFAYSTYRGS from the coding sequence ATGAGCCTCTCGACGCATGTCCTCGATGCGGTGTCCGGCCGGCCGGCGGTGGGGCTGGCCGTGTCGTGGTTCTTCGGGTCGTCGGTAGTGACGCGGACGACCGATTCCGACGGGCGGATCAGCGACTGGGGGGCTGGAGTGGAAGTCGGCGAGCACCGGCTGGTCTTCGCGACCCGCGAGTGGTTCGGCGACCGGCCGGCGTTCTATCCGTCGGTGACCGTGACGTTCGAGGTCACCGACGCTTCGGCGCACCATCACGTGCCGCTGCTGCTGTCCCCGTTCGCCTACTCCACCTACCGCGGGAGCTGA
- the pucL gene encoding factor-independent urate hydroxylase, whose protein sequence is MSFSLGPNQYGKAGVRLVTVDGPVVTDLTIASALSGDLAATHLTGDNSAVLATDTQKNTMYAFAREYGVGSPEAFGVLLGKHFLSSEIHRAQLTIEQHRWEQFGPHSFRRSGGETRLARVVVTADSVAVSSGLSGLTVLNTTASEFHGFPRDEYTTLPETTDRMLATSVDAWWDHSDPSLDWDAAFSDARGALLTAFSSTYSYSLQQTLFSMGSYLLAQCPSVGEVRLSLPNKHHNLVDLTPFGLDNPNQVYVAPTEPFGLIQGTVRRDGATYTEGPALW, encoded by the coding sequence GTGAGCTTCAGTCTGGGCCCCAACCAGTACGGCAAGGCCGGTGTGCGGCTGGTGACGGTCGACGGCCCGGTGGTCACCGATCTCACGATCGCCTCGGCGCTGTCGGGCGACCTGGCCGCGACGCACCTGACCGGCGACAACAGCGCGGTGCTGGCCACGGATACGCAGAAGAACACGATGTACGCGTTCGCCCGCGAGTACGGGGTGGGGTCGCCGGAGGCGTTCGGGGTGCTGCTCGGGAAGCACTTCCTGTCGTCGGAGATCCACCGGGCCCAGCTGACGATCGAGCAGCACCGGTGGGAGCAGTTCGGGCCGCACTCGTTCCGCCGGTCGGGCGGGGAGACCCGGCTGGCCCGGGTGGTGGTGACCGCCGATTCGGTGGCGGTGTCGTCGGGGCTCTCGGGACTGACCGTGCTGAACACGACCGCGTCGGAGTTCCACGGGTTCCCCCGGGACGAGTACACGACGCTGCCCGAGACCACCGACCGGATGCTGGCGACGTCGGTGGATGCCTGGTGGGATCATTCTGATCCGTCGTTGGACTGGGATGCGGCGTTCTCTGATGCGCGGGGCGCTCTGCTGACCGCGTTCTCGTCGACGTACAGCTACTCGTTGCAGCAGACGTTGTTCTCGATGGGGTCCTATCTGCTGGCTCAGTGCCCGTCGGTGGGCGAAGTACGGCTGTCGCTGCCGAACAAGCACCACAACCTCGTCGACCTGACGCCGTTCGGGCTGGACAACCCGAACCAGGTCTACGTCGCCCCGACCGAGCCGTTCGGGCTGATCCAGGGAACCGTGCGCCGGGACGGCGCGACCTACACGGAAGGGCCCGCGCTGTGGTGA
- a CDS encoding 8-oxoguanine deaminase, with translation MVTTVLDGCAIATVDGSETFYSSGHVVITDGVIRAVGPGAAPSFGDAVVVDASGCLATPGLVNTHHHLYQWATRAVSVDDGLFDWLTTLYPVWAGIDADVVEAAARSGLARLALTGCTTSTDHHYVFPASGGDVLGATVLAAQDVGLRFHPTRGSMDLGESAGGLPPDSVVESLDAILAAVGDAVAQWHDPSPGSLLRIAAAPCSPFSVTRDLMRESAAQARSLGIRLHTHLAETLDEDEFCRKQFGMTPVEYLASVDWLGSDVWLAHGVHLSDADASVLGAAGTGVAHCPSSNARLGSGIAPVPALLGAGVPVGLGVDGAASQENGGMSDELRAAVFAARLRYGMPGLRAREVLRVATMGGARCLGREAEIGSLEVGKRADVALWRVDGPFHADIVDPVDALVYASPPPLARLYVEGRPIVIEDELQTVDVESAGRDLRHAARALATRASA, from the coding sequence GTGGTGACGACCGTTCTCGATGGCTGCGCCATCGCCACGGTGGATGGGTCGGAGACGTTCTACTCGTCCGGGCACGTCGTGATCACCGACGGGGTCATTCGCGCGGTCGGACCGGGTGCTGCTCCTTCGTTCGGGGACGCTGTGGTGGTGGACGCGTCGGGGTGCCTGGCGACGCCCGGGCTGGTGAACACCCACCACCACCTGTACCAGTGGGCGACCCGGGCCGTGTCGGTGGACGACGGGCTGTTCGACTGGCTGACCACGCTGTATCCGGTCTGGGCCGGCATCGACGCGGACGTGGTCGAGGCGGCGGCGCGGTCCGGGCTGGCGCGGCTGGCCCTGACCGGATGCACGACGTCTACGGACCACCACTACGTGTTCCCGGCCTCCGGCGGCGACGTCCTCGGCGCGACCGTGCTGGCCGCGCAGGACGTCGGGCTGCGGTTCCACCCGACGCGCGGCTCGATGGACCTCGGGGAGTCCGCCGGCGGCCTGCCGCCCGATTCCGTGGTCGAGTCGCTGGACGCGATCCTGGCCGCGGTGGGCGACGCGGTGGCCCAGTGGCACGACCCGTCGCCGGGGTCGCTGCTGCGCATCGCGGCCGCGCCGTGCTCGCCGTTCTCGGTGACCAGGGACCTGATGCGAGAGTCGGCGGCGCAGGCCCGGTCGCTGGGGATCCGGCTCCACACCCACCTGGCCGAGACGCTCGACGAGGACGAGTTCTGCCGCAAGCAGTTCGGGATGACGCCGGTGGAGTACCTGGCGTCGGTGGACTGGCTGGGCTCGGACGTGTGGCTCGCGCACGGTGTGCATCTGTCCGATGCGGACGCGTCGGTTCTCGGGGCGGCCGGGACCGGGGTGGCGCACTGCCCGAGCTCGAACGCGCGGCTGGGGTCGGGGATCGCCCCGGTGCCGGCGCTGCTGGGGGCCGGTGTGCCGGTGGGGCTGGGCGTCGACGGGGCGGCGTCGCAGGAGAACGGCGGGATGTCGGACGAGCTCCGGGCGGCCGTGTTCGCGGCCCGCCTGCGCTACGGAATGCCCGGCCTGAGGGCCCGGGAGGTGCTTCGGGTCGCGACGATGGGCGGGGCGAGGTGCCTCGGGCGGGAGGCGGAGATCGGGTCGCTGGAGGTCGGGAAGCGGGCGGACGTGGCGTTGTGGCGGGTGGACGGGCCGTTCCACGCGGACATCGTCGATCCGGTGGATGCGTTGGTGTATGCGTCGCCGCCGCCGTTGGCGAGGTTGTACGTGGAGGGTCGGCCGATCGTGATCGAGGACGAGTTGCAGACGGTGGACGTGGAGTCGGCCGGGCGGGATCTCCGCCACGCTGCTCGCGCCTTGGCTACGCGGGCTTCTGCCTGA
- a CDS encoding cutinase family protein, with protein MKISLAVRRILTAVAVTATSFTGLAVVASPATAACSDVQVVFARGSTEAPGLGIVGRPLVSAIQQQLRGLTVDSYAVDYAADIAQTSAGPGATDMSNHIEEVAAACPNTSFVIGGYSQGASVTDIAIGIPTSLGRGGTIPTNLAPRVKAVTVFGNPLRLFRQTINSASQLYGQKALDQCATGDPVCGNGSNSFAHLTYAFDGQSVPRAAQFAANLVKQG; from the coding sequence ATGAAGATTTCTCTCGCGGTTCGCCGCATCCTCACCGCAGTAGCCGTGACCGCAACGAGCTTCACCGGGCTCGCCGTGGTCGCGTCGCCCGCCACCGCCGCCTGCTCCGACGTCCAGGTCGTGTTCGCCCGGGGGAGCACGGAAGCGCCCGGCCTCGGCATCGTCGGACGGCCGTTGGTCAGCGCGATCCAGCAACAGTTGCGCGGGCTGACCGTCGACTCGTACGCCGTCGACTACGCCGCGGACATCGCTCAGACCAGCGCCGGGCCGGGCGCCACCGACATGAGCAACCACATCGAAGAGGTCGCGGCCGCGTGCCCGAACACCTCGTTCGTGATCGGTGGCTATTCGCAGGGTGCGAGCGTGACCGACATCGCGATCGGGATCCCGACGTCCCTCGGGCGCGGCGGCACCATTCCGACGAACCTGGCGCCGCGCGTGAAGGCCGTGACGGTTTTCGGTAATCCGCTGCGGTTGTTCCGCCAGACGATCAATTCGGCGAGTCAGTTGTACGGCCAGAAGGCGCTCGACCAGTGCGCGACCGGTGACCCGGTGTGCGGGAACGGCTCGAACTCTTTCGCGCATCTGACGTACGCGTTCGACGGCCAGTCGGTTCCGAGGGCCGCGCAGTTCGCCGCGAACCTCGTGAAGCAAGGCTGA
- a CDS encoding Uma2 family endonuclease yields MSAESRYSIPLPVDGRWTNDFLDALPYDLPYRIEIVDGNLVVSPRPHHWHLDVAVEVRNALVAAAPPGVWAYVEPEVRWAGGDGDRVEQALVPDVTVAPRALRSEEAPPYSRPEVVQLVVEVVSPSSIVTDREHKPRYYAALGIPAMWRIDRGLTLTEYRLSVEGGPEIVRTVEGGKFTTDVPFPVTLDLDSLG; encoded by the coding sequence ATGAGCGCTGAGTCGCGCTATTCGATTCCCCTGCCTGTCGACGGCCGATGGACCAACGACTTCCTCGACGCGCTCCCGTACGACCTTCCGTACCGGATCGAAATCGTCGATGGGAACCTGGTAGTGAGCCCCCGCCCTCATCATTGGCATCTCGACGTCGCTGTAGAGGTTCGAAACGCGCTGGTCGCCGCGGCTCCGCCCGGCGTGTGGGCGTACGTCGAACCGGAGGTTCGATGGGCCGGCGGCGACGGTGACCGCGTCGAACAGGCTCTGGTGCCGGACGTGACCGTCGCGCCTCGCGCCCTGCGCTCCGAAGAGGCGCCGCCGTACTCGCGCCCGGAGGTCGTGCAGCTGGTCGTCGAGGTGGTGTCTCCGTCCTCGATCGTCACCGACCGGGAGCACAAGCCCCGGTACTACGCCGCACTCGGAATTCCGGCCATGTGGCGAATCGACCGAGGCCTCACGTTGACTGAATATCGACTCTCGGTCGAGGGTGGGCCCGAGATCGTGCGGACCGTCGAAGGGGGAAAGTTCACCACCGACGTGCCGTTTCCGGTGACCCTCGATCTGGACTCGCTGGGCTGA
- a CDS encoding urease subunit gamma: MHLTPHEQERLLISYAADLAQRRRQRGLRLNYPEAVAVITSFLMEAARDGRTVSDLMEAGRHVLGRDDVMDGVPEMLEEVQVEATFPDGTKLVTVHHPIP, from the coding sequence GTGCACCTGACCCCGCACGAGCAGGAACGGCTGCTCATCTCGTACGCAGCCGACCTGGCGCAACGACGTCGCCAGCGCGGTCTGCGCCTGAACTACCCCGAGGCGGTCGCGGTCATCACGTCGTTCCTGATGGAAGCCGCCCGGGACGGACGCACGGTGTCCGACCTGATGGAAGCCGGGCGCCACGTGCTCGGCCGTGACGACGTCATGGACGGCGTCCCCGAGATGCTCGAGGAGGTGCAGGTGGAAGCGACTTTCCCGGACGGGACCAAGCTGGTCACGGTCCACCACCCGATCCCATGA
- a CDS encoding urease subunit beta has protein sequence MIPGEIIVATDPVPLLEGRERKNLEVTNTADRPIQIGSHYHFAAVNTGLSFDRRAAWGYRLAIPSGTAVRFEPGVVREVDLVAIAGRRDIPGLRPEFAGLLDERGPEA, from the coding sequence ATCATTCCCGGCGAGATCATCGTCGCCACCGACCCGGTGCCTCTCCTCGAAGGCCGGGAGCGCAAGAACCTAGAGGTCACGAACACCGCCGACCGCCCGATCCAGATCGGCAGCCACTACCACTTCGCCGCGGTCAACACCGGCCTGAGCTTCGACCGCCGGGCCGCCTGGGGTTACCGCCTGGCGATCCCGTCCGGCACCGCGGTCCGGTTCGAGCCCGGCGTCGTCCGCGAGGTCGACCTGGTCGCGATCGCCGGCCGACGCGACATCCCGGGGCTGCGACCCGAGTTCGCCGGCCTCCTCGACGAGCGAGGCCCCGAGGCATGA